The genomic window TCTATGTGTGAAACACCAAGAGACGTTGCttgggaaagaagaaggcGTCAGATGATAATGATTCAAGAAAAGAAGCTGCTTCATAAGGGCGCTTCAGACAATCTTTGTATACAGGCGAATCTAACGGATGAAGATTTAAACGAGCTAAAAGGATCGATTGAGCTAGGTTTCGGTTTCAATGAAGAAGCAGGACAAAAGCTTTGTAATACATTACCAGCTCTTGATCTTTACTTTGCAGTGAATCGTCAGCTCTCGCCTCTTCCTTCACCTAGCAGCAGCCGTAGCAGCAGTGCATCTGCGTCAACTTTCTCATACAGTATACCTTGTAGTCCAAAGAAAACTGATTCAGATTCTGTTAAAATCTTATGCCCAGGTATCTAAACTcatgtttttggtattttgttttgaatgcAATAACATTTATAAACTAATGGTTTAATATGATCTTTTTTGGCAGGGGACGATCCTCAACAAATGAAGCAGAGGTTGAGACATTGGGCACAAGCAGTTGCATGTTCTGTTATGCAGTCTTATTGAAGATTATAAGCACTCAGATTTTCTTTTGAGAGATAGGAAGAAGCGAATCTTTTACAATTAGGATtcgaaagaaacaaaaaacaactagaaaattttggagaaaaagagatgaaaattgTGGCTCTGTATATAACTCACaagatgagagaaagaaaaagaaaaacacctCTTGTTCATAAGCTGTAATGatgtatacaaaaaaaaagattacaatATGATCTTGGATTGGATAATAAAATGAACTTTTTTCTAGATAATCGATTCTTAAACTGAAAATAAGCCCATTTTGATCTAACGTTagaatgaaaatgaagagaTTTGAGAAGTCAGGGTGTATTTTTTACAAAACGTATTATTGGGTGTATTTTGTAATAGTTAAATATATGAGGGTCTAAgattcaaatttattaaaagataaccaaaaaaaaacctctgGAATCTTCTTAAAACCTAGAAGCCTCCGACTCCGACCAACTGAAAAATTAAAAGGCAAAAGCTTTTTTTCAGATTTCTGATAATCAGACAGACagacacaaacaaacaccGGTATCGACGAACGGAACTAACTCCGATATCCAAAACCCACTCCAAGTTTCACGAACGAAGGGCTTAGTATCTGCCATGGCTCCTGATGCTTCTACTGCTCTTGCAGGTATGctcttttctatattttagaATGATGTATCGATCTCTGTCTTTTGAATGCGTATGAACTATAGATTCCTTGATGGGCTCTCTTAGTTTTCTTTAGCTGAATTGATCTTATGGTgaagtttcgattttttcttcctctgctgccttttcttcttccttttgtgaaattttcgTTGGCTATAATGTTTCGGCTATGGCCATTACTAGAACTGTAGAAACTCAAATactaattgaaaattttctttaatttggtATAAGTAGATTAGAATTGAAGTTGACACTTGGTAGTTTGAATCtctaattataatttttgttttcgtttcaTCTTTGGATTCTTACTCTAGCGAGGGAGAAAGTTCAGCAAATCCTGAATGCAGCTTGTACCGGAAATCTCGAATTCCTTAAGAGTGAGTGCTTTATTTACTTTtcgtttctctgttttctttgagCAGTTATATGTTTTGTGTACTGATTATCACTTCTCCAAGCAGATGTTGCTAAGCAGCTTGATGAAGGAAAAGACTTGACGAAAACTGTGGAGAGTATTAAAGACGCAAACAAACGTGGAGCGCTTCACTTCGCTGCGAGAGAAGGACAAACTGAAATATGCAGATATCTTTTGGAAGAACTGAAACTCAATGCTGATGCAAAAGATGAAACTGGTTTGTGTTTCCTTGTGTTTTACAATTTGCAGaacttttctatatatgtgAAAGTTGATCACTGAGATTGTTATGATTTGGTAGGTGATACTCCGCTTGTTCATGCTGCGAGGCAAGGACAGATTGAAACGGTTAAGTATCTTTTAGAGCAAGGAGCTGATCCCAATATAGCTAGTGAACTAGGAGCCACAGCTTTGCATCATGCGGCTGGGACAGGTTGGTTATCAATTGCtctgtctttttttatttcactcTCTTGGGTCATGAAGTGTTCTGTTTTACTTATATAGCTTCTCTCTATACATCTATTAGGAGAAATCGAGTTGCTAAAGGAATTGCTCTCTAGAGGTGTTCCTGTTGATTCTGAAAGTGAATCTGGCACGCCATTAATCTGGGCTGCTGGCCACGACCAAAAAAATGCTGTGGAAGTCTTGTTAGAACACAATGCCAATGTAAACTTTGTGTATATCTCTATTTGATTATCTGTCTAAAACCGTACTTTCTTATAAACCTATAACCTTTTTGTTGATGACTCTGCAGCCTAATGCTGAGACTGAAGATAATATCACACCGTTATTATCTGCAGTGGCAGCGGGTTCTCTGTCATGCTTAGAGTTGTTGGTCAAGGTTTAACATCTTCTTAACATCCTCTAGTATTGCGTTGGTTCAGCTGCCAAATATCTTAAATCAGAgctaacaaaaaattgttctttttgtaatcACAGGCAGGTGCCAAAGCTAACGTTTTTGCTGGTGGTGCAACTCCATTGCACATTGCGGCTGATATTGGAAACCTTGAGTTAATTAACTGTTTACTTAAAGCCGGGGCTGATCCGAATCAGAAAGATGAGGTAAAACCAACTTGGAAATCAGTTCATATGCAAGAACCTGTTCCCTTGTTCATATGGTACGACATGAATACAATCTTGTGGTACTATACTGATTCTACTGTAAACTCGATTATTTTTAGGAGGGTAATAGGCCATTAGAAGTTGCAGCTGCTAGAGACAACAGAAAGGTTGTTGAGATCCTCTTCCCATTGAcaacaaaaccagaaactGTTTCGGACTGGACAGTAGATGGAATTCTCGCTCACATGGAATCAAACAAAGTAGGCATATCAGATCTTTCCTGGCATTAGTGTCGGATATTTCGATATTTTTTGTCTGAAACAACTTAACATTTTCAGGAACAAGAGGAAAACTCAAACAAGGCGAAATCCCAAGAGACTGGGATCAAGAAAGATCTTCCTGTGGTACTTCATACTTTGATCAATATGCATTTCTCTTTCAACAAATTGTTTAAAGTACTTAAAGATAACCATTTTTAACTTCCACAGGTCTCCCCAGAAGCAAAGGCAAAAGCCGCAGAAGCAAAAGCCAGAGGACAAGACGCCTTTCACAGAAAGGATTTTCAGATGGCTATTGATGCTTATACACAAGTATTCTACTCTAAAACTTCTTctgaaatcaaaacaagattcttaatttttgCCTATATGtgattttgtggtttgttTGAACACAGGCAATTGATTTTGACCCAACGGATCATACCTTATTCTCAAACCGAAGCCTCTGCTGGTTGCGACTAGGACAAGCTGAGCATGCCTTATCTGATGCTAAAGCCTGCAGAGAACTAAACCCAGATTGGCCTAAAGGTTGCTTCAGAGAAGGCGCTGCTCTGCGTTTGCTACAGGTAAAAAGCATCTACAATGCCACTAAAAATCTTTGATCTCTTAACGTTGAAACTGTATGACTCACCGAGTTTCTCATGAATCTCCAGCGGTTTGACGAGGCAGCCAATGCTTTCTACGAGGGAGTATTGCTTAGCCCTGAAAGCAAAGAGCTCATTGATGCTTTCAGGTTCGTAAGAAACACTTATGGTGTTGATTTTTATCGGTTGGTATTGGGTTTTCGAGATAGAtgatgttgtttttttgtctatttCTTCTACAGAGAAGCTGTAGATGCCGGAAGGAAGTTTCACGGCAAGGGTGAGGTTAAGGCCAAATCATAAGATCTTCGAGAGATGGTTTATGTAGTATATGTATGAAGTTTTGATCTACTTCTTACCTTTGTTCTCCCTTGTGCACTATTCTTAGgaacaaagttttgtttgtggtCGAATTTGGTAATTTGTCCGAGTTTACAGCTTAGATAAAAAAGAGTTGGTAATACATTAGActgattttgaaacttttcttatatttacaaacaaaaatttaattacgaaaatcaatatcaagaaacaaccaaacaaaatctttactTCGTCTCAACAATAATTTTTCCTTCAAGGAGAGCTAGTATACTTGTGTTCAAGCTTAAAATGACATACGAACAACGATAGTGTTTAATCACAAcgtaatattagaaaaatatcgAAGTTAAGACATTAAATCTGAAAAATAGTCTACGataaaaagatgaagataTGTCTTACAATGACTTCAAACCTAAGGTGCCGAAACTTTAGCAcattcacacacaaaaatccTAAAAATTAGCAAGTAGAACCTAACTTTTACTTCTTTCCTTGAGAAACAAGTTAAAGCCCAAACTCAACCAAAACCTTAATACGACTCTTGACACCGAACCCTAAACTTACGACTCTTGACACCGAACCCTAAACATACGACTCTTGACACCGAACCCTAAACATCCGCCTTAGCATGAAACTCCTTTCTTTTGGGGGCTCATCTCCACCGTTTATGTCTTCATATCAAAGCTTTAAGGTCTTCAAAGCATCATTCCTCCTTGTTCCACCACGTTGTCAATTATGGCGGAAGGAAACCTTAAATAAGAATGACACGGAATCATCTCTGGCAATGGAACACTGACTCTTTCCGCAACAAAAGGATGGCTCAACAGCTGGGCTGCGGTGGCCCTACGTGACGGCTGCAACGCCAAGCACCGCATCAAGAAGTCGTTGGCCACCGGAGATATAAGTTTGGGAAGCCCCCACATGTAACAGTCTCTGGTCATCACTGGACAACCTCCAAACATCTGAATAACCACACACCCTAGAGACCATATATCAACGGCCGGTCCCATCACTCCATCATGTCCAAGAGATTATGGTGGCATGTACTGCAGCGTACCAGGAAATAACGACCTAGAATCCGTAGAAGGCTCTTTAGATGAACCGAAATCAGCAAGCTTAAGATCCCATGGCTCTCCAAAAGTGGTGGAAGGGAAGACGAGGACGTTGGCTGGCTTGAGATCGCAGTGAACGTAACCATGTGAGTGAAGAGCGTCGAGTCCTTGTATGATCATAAGAGCGGCACCTTTGATAATATTCTCAGGCATTGGTTTCCCACGAAACTGGGAGATCATATTGAAGAGAGTGCCTTTGGAGGCAAACTCCATATAGATGTAACATTCTTCGGGTTGGATCCCTAAGTGAAGAACAGGGCTTGAGGCTTGGACGATGCGAGGATGATTGTGGAAACAAAGCATGATCCTAAGCTCTTTCACGAGAATCTTTATGTGATTGAACGAAGACGACTCTTCGCATAGAGTCGGAAGTTAGAATCCTGTTTGAGAGAGACAGAGCCAAAGCTCCCTCTGCCAAGAACAGAGACATGCTTCAATGAAGACTCGGGTACACCAAGGGGTTCTCTGATCATCTTCTCCGTAGTAGTAGTACTCTCTTTTAATTAGATTTTGCTtcgatattttattttttttgacaaataagAAAGCCAAAAAACTGATGGTTTAATGGAGTGCGATACCACCTATTTATAAGACCTACGTAAGTCGGCACTCCTGAGATAAAACTAGACTTATTTATAAGACTGAGTCAAAGGATAAAGatcaaaaactatatttactccctaaaataatatttcaacaAACTATTTCCattttacaaaatagaaattgTAATTTTTACTGTGAAAGATTAACCTCGTGATCATGTGTAATATAAtgatatctattttattttaaaacttatgaaAGGTGATAATAATAAGATGCAAGACGGTGATTGGAGATTTGATGAACTTGAAGATCTCTAGCAGTTGACAATAAAGCGACCACGTGAGTATCCCTGACCGTTAGTTCAAATAGCCGTTAGTACACTAATCAATGATTCTCACCGTCCTTTGTGTTTCCGTCGCAGTATTCGTCACCTGCGTTTGCGTTTTTGAAATTATTCTGTATCAAAAATTGTAATAGGATACATTACAcgtgattttaattttactaagTGAGTATCAACGCTACGCGtgggtttgttttgaaaattgttaaaaaaaaattacattgatTGTTCTTTATGTTAATTTCTATttactatttgtttatttttgtaatgttaataaaattagatctATAATATGtagttacaatttttatggttAGATTCATTTGTGACtcgaaatatcaatttatatatttttgtgtataaagctaattatttataagattttaatattttttcacttcatgaatacatataacaacaataatgatattttgatacaaTTCTGTGTAACTatgttatttttgtagtttaaaattttcctAACtcgattataaataaatcaattccTTATTTTATGTACTTCAACAACATTGTGATAGATTCATGATTAAAGTTTGGATTGACATCAACTGAAAAAGATCTGAAGAGTATTcgtacaaaaaataaaaagatagcaAAAATTGAATGTCATTGAAGTCAAcacttttggattttttgtcattgcatatatcaatattagaGAAATGATCGTGTCTTtgatgatttgaaaattgttcaacttaattaaaaataaactatttatgattttatttattctccAAATATAATAATCCAACAACATTGTTATAGTctcatgattaaatatatagaattgaTATAAACTGAACAAGATTTCAAGAGTActcatatgaaaataataataataaaagaaaattaaagtataatgatttaatttgcttatttaattttattagttttattaattttaaaaaaatcgaATGACATATGTCATTTtgttgtgtgatgatgtgtcatttatatggagagagttgaccaacttttatatatatgatttttgaatgaaattaaacgtgatttttttttatgtaaacgGTGTTAATAAAACGCAATGTTTTAGAAATAGAGTGACTTACCCTTAAGCATCTTCCGCTCGGGATAATAGTAATGGTAAATTGCTATTACGTTAGAAGTGGTTTGAGCTGCCGCTTTAGCTGCATATGTGCATAGCTAGCAAAACAAAGACACATCTGCTAATTAAGTCTTGCCATTGGCGATCTTAATTTAGATGTTtgttctttaaaatataatggGATATAATCAGAGATGGACTAAGAAATTTATAATCATAGggaaaaagttttttataCACTGAATAAATTGCTATACCAAAAAGTTTGTCACGTTATGAGTAATTTTCTTATTAGGCTTTGAATTTTCAGTGTATGACTAGTCTTGGGAGATGTCTATGGCGGCTTTTTCAAGCTTTGTGGTAGAAATTAGAAGTTTTTGAGGTAATATGATTGAGCATTTATTAGAGGGGacatatgtttatgtttaatCTTTAGTCTTTAGGCGTTATTACTTATTTGTATCGTACGTGGTCAAAATTTTACGGTATCCAGAATTTTTGGATCAGTTAATGGATCAAAGTTGATTACTTAGCTTGCTGCAAGTAAGTGTTCtaacataaataattaaatctaTGTGTGTTTGCATATTCgttaacttttttatataaaatccGATTATCATTTTATTCCTTACCAACTTTCCAAACGCACTATATTTTATTGGGTTTATTTTCATTGATATGAAAAGATAAAACTCGAgacatttattttctcttattaaaattattagttagAGTTTAAAGGTAAATAATATGGAGATGAACTAGAATTCGAAAATCTTTAGCAGTTGACAAACTCGTAGTTGACTATTAAGTGACCACGAGCGTTTCCCTGACTGTTAGTATCAAGCTGTCTGAAAACACCCTCCTCTAAGTCCAAACCACCGTTACTACACTGATCCACGATTCTCACAGTCGCTTGCGTTCCGGTCGCAGTATTCGTCACCTGCGTTCGAGGGGACATATGCACACATtcaataaatttgtatatgaaAAGAGCATTCAGAAACGTGATTTTTGAAATAGATAAAAGAACTTACCCTTAAACATCTATCGCAAGAATCACGACCGCGAGCAATACACACTTACTCGGTAGAGATCCCAGTTGTTTTGTGCAGGATTGTAAATATGGTAAGTTGCTCAAACGTTAGGTGCGGATTGAGCGGCTGCTTTGGCCGCAAACGCACATagcaacacaaacacacataaGCTAAGTCTTGACATTTCTTTCTATatgttgttatttgttttttagtttaactttGTGGtagataaaataaagaattgatgaaactttatttatagaaaattatatactaTGAAATGACTAGATTAGCCTAACAAAACGCTTGGAGCACGTTGTGTACGTATGATTTTCTTTGGCTTTCCTTTGAATATTCAATGTACTTACTATTCTTGCTAGGTGTTTCAAGTCGTTTGTTACACGTTCCATGGCGGTTGaagttttttcattttactaAAGTAGTACGTATCgaatgataataatatttaaaatttcctTATTGATACGAAACATATATCCCTCGACAATACATATATAGCggtctttattatttttatgtagaCCGATCGATATTGACCTCAAAATCATTACATAATATCAAACGCGATCAATGGCCGAAACAAGCATGTTTCTGGAATCAGGCTGCCCAATGAGCTCATTGCCACAGTCGACAAATTGGTAGTCAACAATGAGATGGCCTTGTTGATAGCCAAAACCATCGGTGTCTATTTGATTGAACATTGCTACATCCAAATCCAAGCCTCCGTTGCTGCATTGGTCCACTATTCTCACAGTTACTGCAGCATTTGTTCTTGTGTTCTTCACCTGAATCCATTTATACCCACCGGTTAATCACAATTTTTACCGGCTATACatcttttgaaatatttcaCTAACACGTTGACGTTGGTAAATGGTAACAAATTTTATCTTGTATTCGTCTTAATTCCAACACTTTCTATATGATCTCCTTTTGCACAAACATACTTATataaagatttgagaaaaagataattaattaacttaCCCTTAAACACTTGCCGCAAGAAGCTTGACCACGAGGTCCTGCCGGCCCGCAGAAGGCGGTCCAGCCATACTTGCTCCGCCATGCGTACGGCTTATCAGCATCCCACGTGGAGCAATAAGCACTCACGGCTCTCAAATCCCAATTATTCTGCGCCGGATTATAGAAATGGTAGGTGGCGCGTACGTTCGACGCGCTCTCCCCTGGTCCGCTAGGCCCACTTCCCCAACAATTGCTCTGACAGTTGTTGGTCGGAGAACAGTAGTCCGCGGTGGTACCACAGTAACCGTACTGACTGCAGCAGATGTTACCGGGACAAGTTCGACCACCGCCTTGACGACCGCATTGTTGTCCGGCCACCGTAGCCACTGTGTATGATAAAAGTATGATGGTTATGCTAAGTCTGATCTTCATGATCGATaagtctttgttttcttggtgGTCTAATGcatctatctatatatctatatatatatgaaaataataaaattataggatcaatagttaattatataataatgtttttcttgtgattCTACGCAATTGATTTAATTACATACGTTACAGGTAACGTGCTTAAACCATATGATACACACATGTAggttaaatatttgtatatagatATCTGTATATTGAAATTTCGTTGGATTCGAtagaataatgaaaatatataattctgttgttagatttttttaaaagagattcgttacaaaataaaagaaaattgggTTTCTCCTCTTAAAATTTCTCTACAGAATTGGAGTGCtgaagttttaataaattaattttatttggaaaataaaaataaattatgaagTGGTATAATTTGGAATATCAATGTAATATGCTCTTTTACGAGAAATTAAGATGACCTGTGAGGGTGAGACTCCGGTGAAAAATGTGTCTAAGAACCGTCGATATTCTTTGAACGGAAGGTCACTGGTCAAAGTCATCTGATCGGACGGTTTATAACTAAGCATTGCGTATCTTCCCCATCGCGATACAGATAATGACTAATGAGGAGAGGCGGCTAattgtgattgtttttgtttgtttgtagaAAATAGCAGCCTAGTAGATAAGAGTCGCTCTCATTTGGATAAATATTGAATTTCGATCATTGACTAATCAAAGTTAACATAATCGGTCCATTGAATTAGCCATTTTggattatttaaaattttgtttctcaaaacTCACTTAGCAGTTTAACAAATTTCTTCTATGATGCGTAAGTAAAAAAGCAAATCTATCCGCTTCCTcgtaatttttctttattgacACGAGATGAATTTTCAGCTTTGATCTAAAATAGTATAGAGACTGGGCTGGCGAGCCTACAGATCTTTAAGTGTTGACTTCAGTCAAAGTCAACTTGAATTGTTTGTCTATGGGCTTAACGGGCAATACGGGTTTGGTTTACCGAAACTGAGCCCATATCAAGTCCGCTTCAAATTGTTATAAGTTGGATAAAACAGAGTAcacgagagaaagagaagagcgAAGAGAGTATTCTAGAGTGCCCGGACCAAATGGATAGGGTAGCTGTTATCGGGCCAAAGGCCCAttaatatttaagaaaattgatgaaaaGCCCATTATTATGAGAAAATGTAAGGccccaattttttttccctagTGTTAACCATGGCCCAAAATGTTTTTCCCCCCAAATTACTTAATTATTGTTGGGACGAAGCTGTgcttcttgtttatttttgtgtatctttcatcttcttgtaaTCATCTTTTGTGAATCTGTTTTTTGAGAACCATCTTTTGTGCATTTTGTACTTGTTAAGTTACAAGTTGTAATTCACAACGAGAGCAAAATCAGCCAATTTATATTGAACTAAGTATTCTACAAACAAGTAAATACATGTGGTGAATTTGACAACCAAGGATACAAACTAGATcaaatttactaaaaaatcagataaataataaataaaacaaatatcatcattatcaacCATTGTTTGTTGAGGCAATGGATGTCGATGACAGCGTAAAGCATCAATAATGGAGCATACATATTAAagacattattaatttactCGGAATTCATTAAAATATTGTCCCCCAACAACTCTACATTATCCACATGCTCTTGCCCTTTCCACCACCCACATTACCTTGAtctatttaaagttttttcatttgtgtttcaccgaaaaaacaccaaaaattgataaatgtaatattagaaataaaaaaaaacaataattgagGCCAGGCCAAccttattaaaaaagaaagaaatagacACTAAACACCAATTGGATCCTGTTGAGGCCAACCTTATATATACGCACGACAATAATTGGTCTTCGAGTTACATTGATACAAAAAGATCCGCACTACTAATCTTCCGTTTGTTGGTTTTACGATTGTTAACCATCTCATGTCATTTAGCTCCACTTATTGaaaagttactaaaataaagaataaacaaacaaaaaggtatAATTTAAGGTGGTTGAAAATGTTGgataaaaaaagattgttgaGAAATGAAATAATGTAAGTAATAATTTGGTACGTCAAAGTAACACATTAAGATGCCTTACGGACACAGACCATATAGACAACACGATAATGcgtaaaaacaaaagttggtTTTAACGGAAATAGATGCAACCtaattaaatatacatattaatatatgtatataatacatataacaaaaacgatttaattttttaaaatgtaatacaccacaatattaatattattattaattaatattataagcAAACTCCTTGCTCGGAACAATAGTTTCGAGCCGGTTTAGCTTTCTCGGTTCGAGATATCCAACCGATCGAAACAGgctttcttccttttttagGTAAGAACACGAAATGTCGTCGAGAACTCAACTTCTGTTCTTGCACTTTTCTAATGCCCTTGGAGCTgcaatatatagaaaattagtATTAGCAAAGATTCATAGTATAATTTTACACCACCAGTTTTGGATTAAACAATACTAACCAAGTCCGATTGCTTCTGATCCCTTCATTATTCGTATACGTTTGCATGAATCAACAAACATCCTAAAATAGTCCAAACaacatgtaaataaatattttgtatagacgtatttataataataattcatatataaatttaaagatataaaaataCTCACTCCCACGGTACGTCTCCTACAAGCATCCAGTCGCCATCTTTATCTTCATATGTTGGAACATAATCTGATCCGTTTAGAAGATCGATCAATTTACTCTCATTCATGAAATCTTTCATTCCTTGTGGTCCATAGTTgcctgaaaaataaaatttcaaatttcaaacaatatatgataaaaaGGATCATGTTTTAGTAGATAGATATAttgtcaatttttatttacctaTGGTAAAAGAGCTAAACATTTTGCTTAAGGCGTTGGAGAGATCTTGGTAAGTTTTGTAGAGTTTCAAGTCAATTTTCCGTAGGTACGGTGCACCGTCCATGCTAACCTTCACATAAGCCACGGTGGCACATGCGGAGGCGGATGAGGTGGCTCCACTGCTGCCAGAAGTCTTATCGTTTCCTTCGGTGGCATCTCCGGTGGTCGGTTTTTGGCCGGACATGACGTTCTTGCGGAAAGATCGTACCGGTGGCCATCCCACAACTTGTGCCCTGAAATTTcgtaatgattttttttttttaatttcaataatactcattacttcttttttttgtaaaatg from Arabidopsis thaliana chromosome 3, partial sequence includes these protein-coding regions:
- the PR4 gene encoding pathogenesis-related 4 (pathogenesis-related 4 (PR4); FUNCTIONS IN: chitin binding; INVOLVED IN: in 6 processes; LOCATED IN: endomembrane system; EXPRESSED IN: 20 plant structures; EXPRESSED DURING: 10 growth stages; CONTAINS InterPro DOMAIN/s: Barwin (InterPro:IPR001153), Glycoside hydrolase, family 19, catalytic (InterPro:IPR000726), Barwin-related endoglucanase (InterPro:IPR009009), Chitin-binding, type 1, conserved site (InterPro:IPR018371), Barwin-like endoglucanase (InterPro:IPR014733), Barwin, conserved site (InterPro:IPR018226), Chitin-binding, type 1 (InterPro:IPR001002); BEST Arabidopsis thaliana protein match is: basic chitinase (TAIR:AT3G12500.1); Has 1702 Blast hits to 1458 proteins in 199 species: Archae - 0; Bacteria - 0; Metazoa - 0; Fungi - 253; Plants - 1414; Viruses - 10; Other Eukaryotes - 25 (source: NCBI BLink).), yielding MKIRLSITIILLSYTVATVAGQQCGRQGGGRTCPGNICCSQYGYCGTTADYCSPTNNCQSNCWGSGPSGPGESASNVRATYHFYNPAQNNWDLRAVSAYCSTWDADKPYAWRSKYGWTAFCGPAGPRGQASCGKCLRVKNTRTNAAVTVRIVDQCSNGGLDLDVAMFNQIDTDGFGYQQGHLIVDYQFVDCGNELIGQPDSRNMLVSAIDRV
- the IAA16 gene encoding indoleacetic acid-induced protein 16 (indoleacetic acid-induced protein 16 (IAA16); FUNCTIONS IN: sequence-specific DNA binding transcription factor activity; INVOLVED IN: response to auxin stimulus; LOCATED IN: nucleus; EXPRESSED IN: 22 plant structures; EXPRESSED DURING: 13 growth stages; CONTAINS InterPro DOMAIN/s: Aux/IAA-ARF-dimerisation (InterPro:IPR011525), AUX/IAA protein (InterPro:IPR003311); BEST Arabidopsis thaliana protein match is: indole-3-acetic acid 7 (TAIR:AT3G23050.1); Has 1752 Blast hits to 1751 proteins in 76 species: Archae - 0; Bacteria - 0; Metazoa - 0; Fungi - 0; Plants - 1751; Viruses - 0; Other Eukaryotes - 1 (source: NCBI BLink).), translating into MINFEATELRLGLPGGNHGGEMAGKNNGKRGFSETVDLKLNLSSTAMDSVSKVDLENMKEKVVKPPAKAQVVGWPPVRSFRKNVMSGQKPTTGDATEGNDKTSGSSGATSSASACATVAYVKVSMDGAPYLRKIDLKLYKTYQDLSNALSKMFSSFTIGNYGPQGMKDFMNESKLIDLLNGSDYVPTYEDKDGDWMLVGDVPWEMFVDSCKRIRIMKGSEAIGLAPRALEKCKNRS